A region from the Nitrospirota bacterium genome encodes:
- a CDS encoding SRPBCC family protein, which yields MWSKTYSIKTKKLKADQVWKVWADVNQWHAWQNDIEYAKLVGEFKTGNIFLLKPKGGPKVTIELIKVEPNKAFTDLTRFPLARMCGSHEFITQGNEMEIKTTVSIEGFLSFLWRKLVAEDVAKGMKEQTEKLIERALNV from the coding sequence ATGTGGAGTAAAACGTACAGCATAAAAACAAAAAAACTGAAAGCGGATCAAGTCTGGAAAGTATGGGCCGATGTCAATCAATGGCATGCCTGGCAGAACGACATTGAATATGCCAAATTAGTTGGCGAGTTTAAGACCGGCAATATCTTTTTGTTGAAACCGAAAGGGGGTCCAAAGGTGACGATTGAATTGATCAAAGTGGAGCCCAACAAAGCATTCACGGATTTAACTCGCTTTCCATTGGCCCGAATGTGCGGATCGCACGAATTTATCACGCAGGGCAACGAGATGGAGATCAAGACCACCGTGAGCATCGAAGGGTTCTTATCCTTCCTCTGGAGAAAGCTCGTGGCGGAGGATGTCGCGAAGGGAATGAAA